A single region of the Lotus japonicus ecotype B-129 chromosome 4, LjGifu_v1.2 genome encodes:
- the LOC130711825 gene encoding clathrin light chain 1-like, with product MSFAVDDLNFDAADDTFSGYGGYSSFPGDDAPVEHSTTAAPESPDIFGFSDPNPNYSQSPFEPEHVVENGDENGYDDGVFVSDGPVLPPPGDMEPEEGYALREWRRQNAIQLEEKEKREKEMRLKIIEEAEDYKVAFYEKRKLNVESNKVQNREREKLYLANQEKFHKEADKNYWKAIGEIIPREVANIEKRRGKKDQEKKPSITVIHGPKPGKPTDLSRMRQILLKLKHTPPAHMIPPPPPPAPAKDSKDKDGKETASKPNGTAPEGAPESQPRDAATNDSTTDLPQKEAPATEEQSAT from the exons ATGTCCTTCGCCGTCGACGACCTCAACTTCGACGCCGCAGACGACACCTTCTCCGGATACGGAGGCTACTCCAGCTTCCCCGGCGACGATGCCCCCGTCGAACACTCAACAACGGCGGCACCAGAGTCGCCGGATATCTTCGGCTTCAGCGATCCAAATCCGAATTACTCTCAGTCTCCCTTTGAACCAGAGCACGTAGTGGAGAACGGTGATGAAAACGGCTACGATGATGGAGTTTTCGTCTCCGACGGGCCTGTGCTTCCGCCGCCTGGCGATATGGAGCCGGAGGAAGGTTACGCTCTTCGGGAGTGGCGCCG TCAAAATGCCATTCAGCTagaggagaaggagaaaagggaaaaagaaatgAGACTAAAGATTATTGAGGAAGCTGAGGATTATAAGGTGGCTTTCTATGAGAAAAGGAAGCTTAACGTTGAGTCTAACAAGGTTCAAAACAGAGAAAGGGAGAAG TTATACTTAGCCAATCAGGAGAAATTCCACAAAGAGGCTGACAAAAATTACTGGAAAGCAATTGGGGAGATCATTCCTCGTGAGGTTGCCAACATTGAGAAGAGAAGAGGCAAAAAGGATCAGGAGAAAAAGCCATCAATTACAGTCATCCACGGCCCGAAGCCTGGCAAACCCACTGATCTTTCTAGGATGAGGCAGATATTGTTAAAGCTGAAACACACACCACCCGCTCACAtgattcctcctcctcctcctcctgcaCCTGCTAAAGACTCCAAggataaggatggaaaagaaacagcAAGTAAACCAAATGGAACTGCACCAGAAGGTGCACCTGAATCACAACCAAGGGATGCTGCCACCAATGACAGTACTACAGATTTACCCCAGAAAGAAGCTCCTGCCACTGAGGAGCAGTCTGCTACATAG
- the LOC130710211 gene encoding RNA polymerase II C-terminal domain phosphatase-like 1, translating to MYKSVVYQGEVVLGEVDIYPEVTNNFNYNKNHLDDDLMMKEIRISNFSQPSERCLPLAVLHTVTSCGVCFKMESKTQQQDGLFHLHSLCIRENKTAVMPLRGEELHLVAMHSRNDDRPCFWGFIVAVGLYDSCLVMLNLRCLGIVFDLDETLIVANTMRSFEDRIDALQRKINYEVDPQRISGMQAEIKRYLDDKSILKQYAENDLVVDNGKVIKVQSEIVPALSDSHQAIVRPLIRLQEKNIILTRINPQIRDTSVLVRLRPAWEDLRSYLTARGRKRFEVYVCTMAERDYALEMWRLLDPDSNLINSKELLARIVCVKSGLKKSLFNVFQDGSCHPKMALVIDDRLKVWDEKDQPRVHVVPAFAPYYAPQAEASNTVPVLCVARNVACNVRGGFFKEFDDGLLPKISLIAYEDDIKAIPPAPDVSNYLVQEDDGSVSNGNREPLMFDGMADAEVERKLKDAISVASVMPVTTANLDPRLTSSLQYTMVSSGSVPPPTAQAPMVQLSHVQFPQPTSLVKALESSLHSSPAREEGEVPESELDPDTRRRLLILQHGQDTRDHASSEPPFPMRHPVPVATPRVPSRGGWFPAEEEIGSQPLNRVVPREFPVDSGPLRIEKHRPHHPPFFSKVDSSISSDRILHESHQRLPKEMYHRDDRPRLSHNSFHSLSGDDIPFSRSSSSHRDVDSESGHSVLHADAPAVVLQDIALKCGTKVAFTSSLVASTELQFSVEAWFSGKKIGHGFGKTRKEAQDKAAEDSIKHLADIYLSRGKDELGSTYGDVGGIPNPSDNGYMGNGSSLGNQPLPKEVSVSFSTASDPSRALDPRLEVSKRSMGSISALKELCMTEGLGVSFLSLPAPASTNSVQKDEVHAQVEIDGQVFGKGIGLTWDEAKMQAAEKALGSLRTMYGQSIQRRQSSPRPLQGMSNKRLKQEYPRTLQRIPSSARYPRNAPPIP from the exons ATGTATAAATCGGTGGTTTATCAAGGGGAGGTGGTGTTGGGTGAGGTTGATATATACCCAGAAGTGACCAACAACTTCAACTACAACAAGAACCACCTGGATGATGATTTGATGATGAAGGAAATCAGAATAAGCAACTTCTCCCAACCCAGTGAGAGGTGTCTCCCACTTGCTGTGCTTCACACTGTTACCTCATGTGGTGTTTGCTTCAAAATGGAGTCAAAGACACAGCAGCAGGATGGCCTCTTTCACTTGCACTCCTTGTGTATCAGAGAGAACAAG ACTGCCGTTATGCCACTTCGTGGGGAAGAATTACATTTGGTCGCAATGCATTCGAGAAATGATGATAGACCATGTTTCTGGGGATTTATTGTTGCTGTGGGGCTTTACGATTCGTGCCTTGTGATGTTAAATCTTAGATGTTTGGGTATAGTGTTTGATCTGGATGAAACACTTATTGTAGCAAACACAATGCGCTCATTTGAGGATAGAATTGATGCACTCCAGAGAAAAATAAACTATGAGGTAGATCCACAACGAATTTCTGGCATGCAGGCAGAGATCAAGCGTTACCTAGATGACAAGAGTATATTGAAGCAATATGCTGAAAATGATCTGGTTGTTGATAATGGGAAAGTGATAAAAGTTCAGTCTGAGATTGTTCCAGCATTATCGGACAGTCATCAGGCTATAGTTCGACCCCTGATAAGGTTGCAAGAAAAGAACATTATTTTGACACGTATCAATCCGCAG aTTCGTGATACAAGTGTTCTTGTGAGGTTGAGACCTGCATGGGAAGATCTTCGGAGCTACCTGACTGCCAGAGGGCGTAAGCGATTTGAGGTTTATGTTTGCACAATGGCTGAGAGGGACTATGCACTAGAAATGTGGAGACTTCTTGATCCAGATTCAAATTTGATAAATTCTAAAGAACTATTAGCTCGCATTGTATGTGTTAAGTCTG GTTTGAAAAAGTCATTGTTCAATGTCTTCCAAGATGGCTCCTGCCATCCAAAGATGGCGTTAGTAATTGATGATCGCTTGAAAGTATGGGATGAGAAAGATCAACCTCGTGTGCATGTTGTCCCTGCATTTGCTCCATACTATGCTCCTCAAGCTGAA GCAAGTAATACTGTCCCTGTCTTGTGTGTTGCAAGAAATGTTGCTTGCAATGTTAGGGGTGGCTTCTTTAA GGAATTCGATGACGGTCTTTTACCAAAGATTTCTCTAATTGCATATGAAGATGATATCAAAGCTATACCTCCTGCTCCTGATGTGAGCAATTATCTAGTTCAAGAG GATGATGGATCTGTTTCCAATGGAAACAGAGAGCCTTTAATGTTTGATGGCATGGCAGATGCTGAGgtagaaagaaaattaaag GATGCAATATCAGTCGCCTCTGTTATGCCTGTGACAACGGCTAATCTAGATCCCAGACTTACTTCTTCTCTTCAATACACAATGGTGTCCTCTGGTTCAGTCCCCCCTCCAACAGCTCAAGCACCTATGGTGCAACTTTCCCATGTCCAATTCCCACAACCTACGTCTCTAGTAAAGGCACTGGAATCCAGCTTGCATAGCTCTCCTGCTAGAGAAGAAGGTGAAGTACCTGAATCAGAACTAGACCCAGATACCAGGCGCAGGCTTCTCATATTGCAACATGGACAAGATACAAGGGATCATGCATCTAGCGAGCCTCCATTTCCCATGAGACATCCTGTACCAGTTGCCACTCCTCGTGTGCCATCACGTGGGGGGTGGTTTCCTGCAGAAGAGGAGATTGGTTCACAGCCACTGAACCGGGTAGTGCCTAGAGAGTTTCCTGTAGATTCTGGTCCATTGCGTATTGAGAAGCACCGGCCTCATCACCCCCCATTTTTCTCTAAGGTTGACAGTTCTATTTCATCTGATAGAATCCTCCATGAGAGCCATCAAAGATTGCCGAAGGAG ATGTATCATAGAGATGACCGCCCAAGATTGAGCCATAATAGTTTTCATTCATTATCTG GTGATGACATCCCCTTCAGTAGATCATCTTCCAGCCACAgggatgttgactctgaatcTGGTCATTCTGTATTGCATGCGGATGCTCCTGCTGTAGTTTTACAGGATATTGCACTAAAGTGTGGAACTAAG GTGGCATTTACATCATCTTTGGTTGCTAGCACAGAACTACAGTTCTCCGTTGAG GCATGGTTTTCAGGAAAAAAGATTGGTCATGGATTTGGCAAAActagaaaagaagctcaagataaGGCTGCTGAGGATTCTATCAAACATTTGGCGG atatATATTTGTCTCGCGGTAAGGATGAACTTGGTTCCACTTATGGTGATGTGGGTGGGATTCCCAATCCAAGTGACAATGGTTACATGGGTAATGGTAGTTCTCTTGGTAATCAGCCATTGCCTAAAGAGGTGTCAGTCTCGTTTTCAACTGCATCAGATCCATCAAGGGCTTTAGATCCTAGGTTGGAGGTCTCAAAGAGGTCAATGGGTTCAATCTCCGCCCTCAAAGAGTTG TGCATGACGGAGGGTCTTGGTGTCAGTTTTCTATCTTTACCGGCTCCAGCGTCAACAAATTCTGTTCAGAAAGATGAAGTGCATGCACAG GTTGAAATTGATGGTCAGGTCTTTGGTAAAGGGATTGGATTGACATGGGATGAGGCTAAAATGCAG GCTGCCGAAAAGGCACTTGGAAGCCTAAGAACAATGTATGGTCAAAGTATTCAGAGACGGCAGAGTTCTCCCAG GCCACTTCAGGGAATGTCAAATAAACGTTTGAAGCAAGAATATCCCCGAACTCTGCAACGGATTCCCTCTTCTGCGAGATATCCTAGGAATGCTCCGCCAATTCCATGA
- the LOC130712190 gene encoding uncharacterized protein LOC130712190: protein MAEIVGLTDGEKWWYTSCHCHRSVTAEDGLYFCSACCVHVFEVMPRFRVKFEVSDGEDLATFVLFDADCQNLINKTCKELVVSSKGVMGDGEYPAEICGLIGTKLIFIVEKLADHGSKYDHSYKVKSICVDETLVEAFKDNENVQTANNVFFNHGTNVQVVEGLLNEKNSSNFVLSAEEDNIRVEVDEDKSIDDADDDFECTMMEIVEEDELDDEAELEDDLAYVD from the exons ATGGCAGAGATTGTTGGCTTAACTGATGGAGAGAAGTGGTGGTATACTTCTTGCCATTGCCATAGGTCTGTTACAGCTGAGGATGGACTATATTTTTGCTCTGCTTGCTGTGTCCATGTATTTGAGGTTATGCCAAG ATTCAGGGTTAAATTCGAAGTTTCTGATGGTGAAGACCTTGCTACATTTGTGTTGTTTGATGCTGATTGTCAAAATCTGATTAACAAGACTTGCAAAGAATTAGTTGTTAGCTCCAAG GGTGTTATGGGAGATGGGGAATATCCTGCTGAAATTTGTGGTCTGATAGGTACAAAGCTGATTTTCATTGTTGAAAAGTTAGCTGACCATGGTTCAAAGTATGATCATTCTTACAAGGTGAAGAGTATCTGTGTTGATGAGACTTTAGTGGAAGCTTTTAAGGACAATGAGAATGTTCAAACTGCAAACAATGTGT TTTTTAACCATGGTACTAATGTCCAAGTTGTGGAAGGTTTGCTGAATGAGAAGAATTCATCTAACTTTGTGCTTTCTGCTGAAGAAGACAACATTAGGGTGGAAGTAGATGAGGACAAAAGTATTGATGATGCAGATGATGACTTTGAATGTACTATGATGGAAATTGTTGAGGAAGATGAGTTAGATGATGAAGCTGAATTGGAGGATGATCTTGCATATGTTGACTGA